tatttctctcattggttgatgaataaaacactgtttggcaaATAACCAGTAAAGGCAGCAAGATAGTCGGGActaggagaccaggagaattctgggaaaggtaggcagagaggcacctTGAGGGAAACCCATGgagagaccaggaggataggatgtgccaggtgctctctagtaagataaggccatgtagaaatacatagattagtagatatggcttaataattaagacagaactagccaataagtaGCCCTAGTCGTCAGCCAacaggtttataattaatataagtctctttgtgtttatttggggctgaagcagggTGGTGGACCTGATGGAATGAGAACCTCTAGAAACAATAGTCTCCTCAGTGGGCAGGACCTAGAATATGGTCTGTGACAATTCTAATTCATGTTGTATTTTATAAGAAATGTCAAGGGACTGCACAGTTAACCGAGTCTCTCATCAGTTTGATGTTTGTTGAATTTGACTGTGTGTTCATCAAAGTGTAGATTGTCTACAGCAGGCTTgataatttttttagattttatttatttattatgtatacagtcttgtgcctgcatgccagcaaagggcaccagatctcatcaaggtggttgtgagtcaccaagtggttgctgggaattgaactcaggacctctagaagagcagtcagtgctcttaaccactgagccatctctccagcccggctattttttaatgtatatttacaATGTTTATTCTAATTTATACTCTTCATGTGCTAACGCAGCTGCAACATTCCTAGCAGCATCGAATACATCTTTATCTCAGGCATTTTGATAGTGTTGTGTGGAAATCTGGTGACTGTGCAGTGTTCTGATTACTATGTTCCTAATACTTACTTTGAAATGTGTAAAGATGCAGTAATTTTGTCACTATAAAATTTCTCCCATTGCAGTTCATAACTTAATATTCTCCTTTTCTAAAAAACTCACAAGTCTCTACTTAGAAAGCATTAAGCTTCCTCTGCGCATGTTCAGAAAGCCTTGGAATTCACACTCAGAAGTCAGCAAAGACAAGTGGAGGCCACTGCAGCTGTGAACTTGTTATTTCTCAACTGGGCCTCTAGAGGACACTCCTTTCTAAAAGGTAAATGGTATTTCCATAGTTTAGAATAAACTCATAGaaaccttcctcctccccctaccCTGCCATGAACTTTCCACTGAGAAGCCCTCATGCCCTTTGGCATTTCACTACCCTACCTCTTTCTCTTAAGCTCTGTCTTCTTGCCCTAATGCACCCATTCTAATTTCCCTTTCAGGGGAGGGGGATATAGTGGGCTCTTGATGGAGTTGTAGGGGGAACAGGGTGGTGGAGGTGGATATGATCTGAATATgttatattcatgtatgaaattaccaaataGTTATTTTTGTAAACCTCCTCCACTGCTGCAGTAGGTGTTCTGACTGAACATACTTTATGCAGGTGTCAGAGGCAGGCCAAGTGAAGCACAGTGTCTTCCTCCTCATTGTCCCTAGGATGAAGGTATCTAAACCTCCTCAAGCTCAGAGCAACCTCTGTCCACCTCTCCCACTCCTCAGGCTGTATCCCTTCCTGAGAATCTCCAGGAAGGAGTGAGCTGCTTCCTGATCACCTTGGTTTTCTTGCTGTGTCTCCTGGGGCTCAGAGTAGCCCTGCTGCTCACTGTCACTCTGCTTTAGGTCCTCATCCACAGAGGAACACTGTGCTGCTTCACTCTGAACAGAGACCCTCAGCTGAGTTCCCCACATTCCATAGCACTGATGTTGCAGGAGGATTCAGAGCCCAGGTTGTGCCCAGGTTGATGGCTGCATCTGTGTTCTACAGCACCTGACCTGGTGCTGAGGGGCAGCTACAAATCCCTTTGCCCTCAGTGACCTTTTCTGAATGTACCACACCATCACTTGTGGTTCCAGTGACTCCTGAAGCTCACACCAGGAAGCCAGCCTGCCTCAGGCATGGAGGGCTTTCAGACTGAGTGTAGGAAGAATGGAAACTACTTCAACCTGATCATCCCCTGACAGTGAGACTAAGGGAGTTGGGTGCTCCTCTACCCTGAGTCACAAGTACAGAGATAGACACAAACCACTGGAGATTTGAAGAATAAGAGACTGGGATCCCAGCCTCAGGCACTTTTAGGCAGTTGGcacaacaaataaaagcaacagtAAAGAGAAATTGGGATCTTGTGAAAGCTTCATTCCTATGTGATAGCTCTTAGTTGCCATTATTTGTTTCTCAGTTTTCAAAGATTTGATTTTGTCCTTCAGTAGAAATTGCCTCAGGTAACAAAATATCCTTCACAGCATTGTTTTACCTGAGTCACAATATCTATCAAATTATTACCAAATACTACCAAAATATCTAGGAAGTCCTTAGCTGGTCTGATGCTTTTTGAGACAATAATGGGCTGAGATGGCATAAGGCTGGGTTATGTTGTGAGATATTTTATCACACTGTATGAAGAAGTGGCTCTGTCATTCCTTGACTGTCTAGGGTaccttctgactggtttaataaggagctgaatgtccaatagctaggagAGGATAGGTAAGATTTCCAAACACAGATAGGAACTCTAGAAGAATCTGGTGGAGGGGATTACCAAGTGATACACAGAGGAAGTCAGACCtacagtatggaggagaggtagTCAGCCACATAGCAGAAGACGGATTAATATAAAAGgggttaatttatgttttaaaagctAGACATAAAAGTTCAAAGGCCTAGTTGGGAAAAGCCTAAGACAAGGCCAGGCTTTCATTCTCTGGTGGTGCAAAGAAAGCAAGGCTATGGCTGAGTTATTTTTGAGGCAATTGCTTATTTATCATTACTAGTCTCATTTCTCAAGCAGTCATCTTTACggtgaaaactttaaaatacctTCCTCTATTGTTATGAACTCAAGTGCATTGTTCCCTGCAGTCACCATGTGCAATAGCACACCAGAACTGCTGTCCCTGTCACTCTAGATGCAGAACTCTACATTTCCTTCTTATTGGGTCATATTCTTAAACAACAGTTAGAACAAACCTTGATGGTTTCAAGAGCATtccaatatttaaaatgcataccCAAACTATGAAACCACTACATTACTCTATTATTAtggtcttgtttctttttctgttttttgtttttgttttttgtttgtttgtttgttgagacagtgtttctctgtggctttggactctatcctggaactagctctccaggctggtctcaaacacacagagatctgcctgcctctgcctcccgagtgttgggactaaaggtgtgccttACACCGCCcgtcttgtttctttttctactgcAATGATTTCCCTTAAATTATTTCACAGATGaaaattcttttgtcttttctttttttattaagtgTATGACAGTTGGTCTGTACTAATATCTGACACTTGTGTACAGGTTCTGAAGATAGAAGAGAACATCaggtccccaggagctggagatacaggcagctgtgagcctccTGATATGGATGTTGGGGAGGGAATTAAGGCCTCCTGGAAGGACAAGGACACTTATCTGCTGACCATCCCTCAGGCCCCCAGTAAAGGTTTTAAGTCAGAACAAGCTCCTATTTCCTGAGTTAAACCTTTAGCTGTTGTTTCTCTGAGTGAGCCAGGCTCTGTGTGGAGCTGAGGCATGTTCTCTTTGGGTGGGGCATCCATTCCTGCTTCCAGGATCACTATCTTCATACAACTCCATGGTCATTTAAAAATGCCCCAGTCACCTGACTCCCCCAAACCCCCAGTGCTCCACCAAGACTCTCAGACAGGTTTGGTTGGGAGGAGCTTCAGGTATAGAAGTCTGGGAGGGAACTCTGCAGTGTCTGGCCTGGCAGGGTTCCTGGGTGGAGCTGCCTGGTGCAGGAGGAGGGACATTCAACAGCCATCCTGACACCAAATCCTAGGACTTGGTTACTTGCTTCTGCTGCAGCATTCAGATAAGCACCATGAAGAGGCTGctgtgctctctgctctctgtcctcAAAGTTTAAGAactttggtttaatttttgtttctcaaTATATACTCTGTCCTGAAGCATAAATGTCCATCTTAAAACTAACAGGGGAGAGGATGGAGAACAGAATCAATGTGATCATTTAAGCTGCAGTGTGCAGAACTCACAAAGGataaagagaaaggggaatgaaaggcaaaggcaggcttcCAGATCACCCTGCCATGGACAGGGTCAGGGTTaataaggagaaaacaaactgcaGCAACAGCAGGAAAATCAAGTCATGGAAGACACAGAATGTACAGATAGTTGGAAGTCCTGGTTtcctttatgttgctgtgataaagtctCTGAGAAAATGATACAACTTGGAAGGATTTGTTTAGCTTTCTCTTCCAGGTCTGTCATTGGTAATCAAGGCAGGTACTCAAACAGGAGATTACAACAGAAAACATGGAGGAACTCTGTAGTTGGGTCACTCACGGACTCATACCTGAGAAGCTTCCTTATATGACCCAGGACACTTTCCTACAAAATGGTGTAACACACGAGTTTGTCTccattcaacattttaaaaaatcctgctGGGAATTTTAGTGCTATTTTTTGAATTTATAGATGACATTGAGGGATATGGAAGGTATTGAATCTTCTAATTCATCATTTTGAGTtatcttttcatatatttaattttattcatcatTGCCTTGAAGTTTTCTAGACAGAGCTCTGAATGTCTTTAATAAAGTGAACAGCAAAGTGCTCAAACATATATCTTGTTCAAGTACATTTAAGGAGAATATCTAAAATTCTTACATCTCAGTACAAGAGAATTAATGACTCATCCTAAAATGTGCAAAGGAATGTGTATTGATAAGGAGAATAATTAGAATGTAGCTggggattgtgctggtttagtaatGTTGTAGTTGTAGATTCTCccccaagatccatgactttagTAGTGGATGGAGGCCATTGCAGAAAACACAACCAGTCAAGATGCAGAGTGGTGGAGTCTCATCCCTATGGATATGTCTTCAATAAaactcctgcacctaagactcaggaaacacagtagaaggtggaaggagagatgatAATAGTCAGAAtgtcagggagtttgctgtgaaattgtgtctcctaagattgtcagaagctacacacatgcagactcaccaacatggctgtctaaacatgagctgaacaaggacaaccaTAGACATGTTAAGGTTATGTGGAAATGTGCACAAGGCCTCGACCCTGGTTAATGAGCTACtgacaactaaggaatgctggtAGTGGGAGACACAGTTTTTTCCCCAAAGAAGAGTGTGCCAATTGGTTACCCAATACAGACTGGTCATCCttgaaagcatacatacaagcaacactgtACAGATGAGcacaatgtatttatatatttaggaataagTATGTTTATGCCTGCATGtgtaacaattaatgaaagaagaTGCCATAAAGTTgacagagagcaaggaggaggaTATAGGAAGTTTTAGAGGGGTGGAATGgttatatcataatctcaaaaataaaagaaattataaaagtgaaagaaaaataatgcttATCGTTTAGCAAGCACCATCTATATAGTCTATATAAGGGGCCAATAAAATGTGACTCACATGAAATCCAAACATTTGCCTACTTTATAAGCTTTATTGTAAATACCAATCATTGTCATGTCCTTTTGTCTTATGACTGGCTTCTCTCATTCTCTAGAATAAAGTAATTTTAGGCACAATAGGAAGATAGGGAATCATAATGATGTAGGGAGAAAAGACTGGAAGTGGGGGAGAGAAAAATATGGTATAGCTGACCTCAACAAAGACATAGtcactttatatataaaaaatactgGAACCAGAAAAAGATTCAATGACTTTGGAATCCACAGTCTATGGTGGGAAACCTTcctcaaccttgatgcaggagggaggagctttgtcctgcctcaacttgacatGCCAGGCTTTGTGGTCTCCCCATGGAAGCCCTTaacctttctgaggagtggatgggggttgggtaaAAAGGATGTAGGAGGAGGGAactggaggaaaggaggaaggggaaactgtagttggcatgtaaaataaataaagaagttaaaaataaagcaaaatagaaaaaataaaccacaacGACAACAAAAGCAAGATTAgtaagccaggggaagcaagccagtgagcagctttCATGTATGTTTCCTGCCACTGTTCCAACTTGAATTCTTGACTTGGCTTACTTCAGTGATAGTCCATGATCACATATGTAAACcaagtaaataaatcatttcctcccCCAATTGCTTCTGGtcattgtatttatttaccttagcaatagaaagcaaactaactCAAACACCAGAAGaagtaacccattcctggcatgggcatttttatttgttagcctgTATTGTCCAGTAGATGTATTCTTGTCCCAGGGTAACTGCATTTTAAgtctttttatgtatgtgtgtgtataagcttctagaatgaaaaataaataaatcggTGTTGTTCTTTAGTTTAAATTATAGGACTCCAAGGGATACGAACCAAGAGATTCATTAACAACTCAGAGTTTATTAAAGGGGGAAGCGGAGAAGAGGGGTGGAGAAGGGAGAGTggggaggcaaagagagagagtggggagggggacaaatggcaagagagagaacatgtggagGCACATGCTTAAAAGGGGGGagcttgcacatgcatactgaGTCCTTATGCACCGCAGTAAAGAGTGAGGCAGCCATGATGTGGCCATGCAACGCaaggccctttgagctgcctaagtatctgcctgaatgccagtaTGACCATCCCACCCATAGTCAGGGGACGGGGCCGCATAATTCCGAGGTTCCAACAATCAGTTATTTCTCTAGTCACATAATTATCATAATCAGAAGCACACAATAATTTTACAAATAGTGGGCTTGTTGTAATATTTTAGTATATGCCTTTGAAGTGACTTCCTCATATTCATCTTGCCCTCCCCTCTGTTGTCctattccttcccctctcttctctgttgTAATTTAGGAAAAGCAGCACACAAGAGAAAGATggcatgagacagggttcaagcagagaaGATTTTTATTAGGGaaggggatcataaaaaggggaaatgggaaggggagaccagcctctggagataggaacagcaggagaaaggaaagtgggggagagacagaaaagagaagggaacagacagagagaggagtgaacagacagagagagggagagaaagagagagcgattggagatgggaagggaccttttaaaagggaacacttagtggctgcagctgagggcatatccagTCAAAacctcaaggacaggccagtacagatgcttgAATACTAACACCCTCTCACCCTCCCCTTGCCCATTTGCATAACTTCTATTTTCAAACTTtcactttccctttcctttctttttttgttagttttcacATATGAGAACAAAGATGTGTTGTTTGTCTCAACATGTCTgctttattttgcttaacatcaTGTCCTTCAATACCACCCGTTTTCCTGAAGATGGTGCCAGTTCATTTTTTCTTGTGGCTGATTATTACTCTGTTGTTTCAGgtacaatattttcttcattcatcagTTGACAGGTGCTGTTCAGGTCTGCATTTTGGCAATAGTGAATGGTGCTGTCATAAACACCCATATGCAGGTGTCTCTCTTATACAGTGACATCAGTTCCCCTGGATAAACAACCATACCTGGTTTCAGCtggatcatttttctttttcttttcttttcttttcttttctttttctttcctctcctttccttctcttctttctccctccctctctgtataTTTCAGAAAATCCACACTGCTATTCTTGGTGGCTATATCAGCACACATTGCTACCAAAGATGTATAATAGTAGAATTGTATTGAAAGGATTTCTGATTCTCCGTGACAGTATTTTCAGTGACGCTAAATTTGAACAGAATGGGGAGGTGCTTCCTATGTCAGAAACAGCTTTAGACAAAGTGTTTGTGAGGGGAGGAGCCTGTTGAAAGCACTGAGTGCCTGTGAGGTTAGAGTCTGTGTTGTGGGGGAGAGAAAAGGCCACCTCCCCAAGCTTCAGCCTAGGAGGAATGGACAAGATCCTGAAAGCATCATTTGTAGTCCTAGCCCTTCACCCAGCCTGTGAGTCATGAAGGAGAAACCCCAGGACGGGGATTAATGTGGAGGCATGGGGAACTGGGGCAACAGTCAAAATCATGAATGCTGAAACCATCAAGAGAGCTACAGACCTGGAAATCTAACAACATTTGTTATTTCTCTACACAGGGGTGAGTGGCCAGCAGGGGAGACGTGACCAGCAGCAAGTGAGACAAAGTCCCCAATCTCTGACAGTCTGGGGAGGAGGGACTTCAGTTCTGAACTGCACTTATGAGAACAGTGCATTTGACTACTTCCCATGGTACAGGCAGTTCCCTGGAGAAGGCCCTGCGCTCCTGATAGCCATACTTTCAGTGTCTAATAAAATGGAAGATGGAAGATTCACAGTCTTCTTGAGTAAAAGGGACAAACAGCTCTCCTTGCACATCACAGATTCTCAGCCTGGAGACTCAGCCACCTACTTCTGTGCAGCAGGAACACAGTGCTCTCCAGGCACCTGCAGCCCACACCCAAACCTGCAGCTGAGTCTCCAGCAAAACCCTGCTGTGGGGCTGAGCCTGGCAGAGGTGCAGAGCAGCTTTCATTTGCAGGAGCAGGTGACTGGTGACACAGTGAATGTAAGAATTCGACTCATTCagccacagacagaccaaggTGAAACCACTGCCTGCTTTTCCCCAGTCTCCCTTTGCTCCTCAGGCATGGCTGGAGGTTTACATCTATTTCCTTAACTAGTTAAGTTGAATTTTTACTGACTACTTATTAAGCATTGCATGCTGTggtgctcaaagatgatccatagtccgtaaggctaagatttctttattcagataaacagcagcccaaatgcaagccagagcatgcccagaggccgcaagctagcgaggccagagagaaggggtatCCATGTGTGtgcggtcccttaagaattgtcccccatcatctttgacctc
The Cricetulus griseus strain 17A/GY chromosome 1 unlocalized genomic scaffold, alternate assembly CriGri-PICRH-1.0 chr1_1, whole genome shotgun sequence genome window above contains:
- the LOC113832189 gene encoding uncharacterized protein LOC113832189; this encodes MDKILKASFVVLALHPAWVSGQQGRRDQQQVRQSPQSLTVWGGGTSVLNCTYENSAFDYFPWYRQFPGEGPALLIAILSVSNKMEDGRFTVFLSKRDKQLSLHITDSQPGDSATYFCAAGTQCSPGTCSPHPNLQLSLQQNPAVGLSLAEVQSSFHLQEQVTGDTVNVRIRLIQPQTDQGSILGQKVTQVQSTASSQEGEEVNLDCSYETSQNLYHVLWYKQLLSGEMVFLIRQISFSTQSERSGRYSIIFQKSAKSVSLVISASQIEDSVTYFCALWEQTHSA